Within Conexibacter woesei DSM 14684, the genomic segment CCTGCGAGGTGCCGCGACCGCCTAGCGGAACGAGCGCCGTACGGCCGGCGTAGCGGGCCGTCAGCCCGCCGGCGGCGGGGCCTCCGAGCGCGGCCCCGCCGCTCATCGTTTCGGGGCGTGCACGAGTCGAAACGCGCTCGTTGCGCGAATCCGGTGCGACGCCCTGCGCGCCGCCGGCGCACGAGCCAATACCGTGGGGCCGGTGACGGACGAGGCCGGCCGAGCAACGATCGCGCTGTCGCTGGACGAGGCTGCCCGGCGCGCCGGCGTGGCGCCCGCGACGCTGCGCCGCTGGGTGCGTGACGGGCTCGTCCCGCTCGCCGCGGGCGGCGTCTGGACGCCGGCCGCCGCGGCGCAGGCGCGGATCGTCGCGCGGCTGCGCGAGCGCGGCCACTCGCTCGCCGAGATCCGCGTCGCCGGCGACGCGGGCCGGCTCGCGTTCGGCTACGTCGAGGAGCTGTTCCCGGCGCCGGAGGAGGGCGTCACGCTCGATCAGGCCGCGCGCGAGACGGGCCTGGAGCCCGCGCTGGTCGAGCGGGTGCTGACCTCGCTCGGGCACGGTCCGCACGAGCTCGACAGGATTCCCGAGGAGGAGCTGGCGCTGCTGCGCCGCGCCGCCGACGCGCTCGACGCCGGCTTCCCGCTCGTCGCGATGCTCCAGCTCGTGCGCGTCTACGGCCAGGCGATGGCGCAGATCGCCGACGCCGAGGTGCGGCTCTTCCACCTCTATGTGCACGAGCCGCTGATGCGCGACGGGGTTCCTGGGCTGGAGGTCGCCGAGCAGATGGAGCAGCTCGCGCGCGGGCTGCTGCCGATCGCCTCGCCGATGATGGACCAGGTCCACCGCCGCTTCCTGCGCCACTTCGTCGAGCAGGACGTGATCGGCCACATGGAGGCGGCGTTCGACGGGCAGATCGGCGACCTCGGACGGCTGCGCGTCGCGATCGCGTTCGCCGACCTCGCCGGCTACACGCGCCTGACGGAGGAGGTCGGGGAGGAGGAGGCGGTCGACGCGGTCGAGCGCTTCGTCGGGGCGGTCGAGCTGACGTTGCCCGAGGACGCGCGCGTGATCAAGACGATCGGCGACGCGGTGATGGTCGTCGGCGCCGACGCGCCGGCGCTCGTCGACTGGGCCGTCGGCTTCCAGCAGCTCTTCACCGAGCGACCGCGGCCGCGGATCGGCATGCACAGCGGCGAGGCGCTCTACCGCGAGGGCGACTACTACGGGCGCGAGGTGAACCTCGCCGCGCGCGTCGCGGCCCGCTCCGGTGGCGGCGAAGTGCTGGTGACGCGTCCGCTCGTCGAGGCGGCGGGCCCGCACCTCGCGTTCGAGCGGATCGGCGAGGTGCGGCTGAAGGGGTTCACCGAGTCGACCGAGCTGTTCCTCGCGCGCGCGGCAGACGCGGAGCAGGCCGATCGCCGCGATTAGACTCGCTCCCATGGACCCCGAGCGCGCGGTCGAGCAGATCCGGGCGGACGGGCTGCTGGCCGCCGGCGGCCCGGTCGTCGTGCTGCTGTCCGGCGGGCGCGACTCGGTCTGTCTGCTCGACGTCGCCGTGCGGATCGCCGGTGCGCCCGCCGTCTCGGCGGTGCACGTCAACTACGGCCTGCGCGACGACGCCGACGACGACGAGCGCCACTGCGCGCAACTGTGCGAGCGGCTCGGCGTCGCGCTCGCGGTCGAGCGGCCCAGCCGGCCCGCGGGCTCGGGGAATCTGCAGGCGTGGGCGCGCGACGTCCGCTACGCCGCGGCGGCACAGCGGGCGCTGACGCTGGGACCCGGCGCCGCGATCGCGACCGGGCACACCGCCAGCGACCAGGTCGAGACGATCCTCTACCGGCTCGCCTCCTCGCCGAGCCGCCGTGCGCTGCTCGGGATGCGCCCGCGCGACGGCCGGCTCGTGCGGCCGCTGCTCGGCCTCACGCGCGAGGAGACGACCGCGTACTGCGAGGCCCGCGGCCTGCCGTGGCGCGACGACGCCACCAACGAGGAGGGCAAGTACGCGCGCAACCGCCTGCGGCTCGCGCTGATCCCCGCGCTGCGCGAGGCGCATCCGGCGGCGGAGGCGAACGTGCTGCGGCTCGCCGAGCTGCTGCGCGACGAGGCCGACGTGCTCGACGCGCTCGTCGCCGAGCAGCTCGACGGGCGCGGCGCGCCGGGCGCCGGGGCCGAGCGCGAGGCGCGCGCGACGATCCCGCTCGCACGCCTGCAGGCGCTCGCGCCCGCGCTGCGGCGGCTGGTCGTGCAGCGGCTCGCCGACGGCGCCGCCGGCCGGCCGGTCGCCGGCGCCGCGCGCCACGCCGACGCGATCGCGGCGCTGCGGCCGGAGGGCCTGTCGATGCTCGACGTCGGTGGCGGCGTCCGCGCGGTCGCCGAGTACGGCGTCGTGCGGATGGAGCGCGGCGGCGCGGCAGAGGAGCCGGCGCCCGACCCGGTGCGGCTGCCGGTTCCGGGCGTCGTCGCGTTCGGCGGCTGGGAGGTGCGCTGCGAGGAGACGCCCGTCGCACCCGCGGACGGCGTGCTCGACCGCGCCGCGCTCGGCGGCGAGCAGCTGCTCGTGCGCCCGTGGCGGCCTGGGGATCGCATCGCGCCGGTCGGCCTCGGCGGGACGAAGTCGCTGCAGGACCTCTTCAGAGAGCGCCGCATGCCGCGCGCACAGCGCCGCCTCGTGCCTGTCGTCGCCTGCGGCGAGGAGGTCGCGTGGGTCCCCGGCGTCGCGACGTCCGCGCGCTACGGCGTCACCGAGCGGACGCGCGACGCGGTGCGGCTCTCCGCCCGCGCGCCGGTCACGGGCGGCCGTGAGTAAGCTGCCGCCCCACATGCGCGACGCATCGATCGGCGAGATCCTCGTCCAGCCCGACGACCTGCACCACCGCGTGCAGCAGCTCGGCAGACAGATCTCGGAGGACTACGCCGGCAGAGAGCCGCTGCTGATCTGCGTGCTGAAGGGCGCGGTGTTCTTCCTCGCCGACCTGATGCGCGCGATCGAGGTGCCGTGCGAGGTCGACTTCATGGCGGTCGCCTCCTATGGCTCGGCGACGCAGTCCTCCGGCGTCGTGCGGATCCTCAAGGACCTCGACGCCTCGATCGAGGACCGCGACGTGATCATCGTCGAGGACATCGTCGACTCGGGGCTGACGCTCCAGTACCTGCTGCGCAACCTGACCGCCCGCGGTCCCGCCTCGCTCGCCGTCTGCGCGCTGCTGACCAAGCCCGAGCGCCTCCAGGTGGACCTCTCGCCGAAGTACGTCGGCTTCGAGATCCCGGACCGGTTCGCGATCGGCTACGGCCTCGACCACGGCGAGCGATACCGCAACCTGCCCTATGTGGCGGCGTTGAAAGCCGAGTAGAGACCGGTCTCGACGTGCAGGGAACCCTGCGGGGGCGGGAAAACCCAGGTGCTAGGCTTGGACAGCCCGTCCACCGTCACATTGGCGCATAGGGCGCCCGGAACGACTACATGAGCAGGTTCTTCAAGAGCGCGGCATTCCCGATCCTCATCGTGGTCGTGCTGGCATTCTTCGCCCAACGGCTGATCAACCCGGGCGATTCCGGGCCGAGATACGACTACTCCACGTTCCAGCAGGACCTGAGCGAGGGGAACGTCAAGTCCGCCGTCGTCAAGACGAAGGGCAACCTCCTGGAGGTCACGCTCAAGTCGCCGGCGAACCAGAAGCACGAGGTCGGGTACGTGCCCGACAACGGCAACACGCTGGTCGGGCAGCTCGAAAGAGAGAGAGTCGCCTTCGACATCGAGGGCACCAAGTCCAACGGCTGGCTCTCGCTGCTGACGTACGTGCTGCCGTTCCTGATCTTCATCGGCTTCTGGATCTTCTTGATGAACCAGGTCCAGGGCGGCGGATCGAAGGTGATGTCCTTCGGCAAGAGTAGGGCCAGAAGGTTGTCCGTGGATTCGCCCAAGATCACCTTCCGCGACGTCGCCGGCGCGGACGAGGCGGTCGAGGAGCTGCACGAGATCAAGGAGTTCCTCGAGAACCCGAAGAAGTTCCAGGCGCTCGGCGCGCGGATCCCCAAGGGCGTGCTGCTCTACGGGCCTCCCGGCACCGGCAAGACGCTGCTCGCGCGCGCCGTCGCGGGCGAGGCGGGCGTGCCGTTCTTCTCGATCTCCGGCTCAGACTTCGTCGAGATGTTCGTCGGCGTCGGCGCCTCCCGCGTGCGCGACCTGTTCGAGCAGGCGAAGCAGAACGCGCCCTGCATCATCTTCATGGACGAGATCGACGCCGTCGGCCGCCACCGCGGCGCCGGCATGGGCGGCGGTCACGACGAGCGCGAGCAGACGCTCAACCAGCTGCTCGTCGAGATGGACGGCTTCGAGGCGAAGGACAACATCATCATGATCGCGGCCACCAACCGGCCCGACATCCTCGATCCCGCCCTGCTGCGTCCCGGCCGCTTCGACCGCCAGGTCACGGTCGACCGTCCCGACCGCAAGGGCCGCTCCAAGATCCTCGAGGTCCACACGCGCGGCAAGCCGCTCGCGCGGGAGATCGACATCGACGCGCTCGCCGGCCAGACGCCCGGCTTCACCGGCGCCGACCTCGCCAACCTCGTCAACGAGGCCGCCCTGCTCGCCGCCCGCACGGGCAAGCGCGAGATCACCCAGGTCGAGCTCGAAGAGGGGATCATGCGCGTGATCGCGGGTCCCGAGAAGAAGACGCGCGTGATGAGCAGCGAGGAGCGCCGCATCACGGCGTACCACGAGATGGGCCACGCGCTCGTCGGCCATTTCCTCGAGCACGCCGATCCGGTCCACAAGATCTCCGTGATCGGCCGCGGTCAGGCGCTCGGCTACACGATCTCGATGCCGCAGGAGGACAAGTTCCTCACGACGCGCGCGGCGCTCGGCGACACGATGGCGATGACGCTCGGCGGCCGCGCGGCGGAGGAGATCATCTTCGGCGAGATCACGACGGGCGCGTCGAACGACCTCGAGAAGGTCACCGGCACCGCGAAGCAGATGGTGATGCGCTTTGGCATGAGCGAGAAGCTCGGCCCGCGCGTCTTCGGCCACGACCAGAGCCAGCCGTTCCTCGGCCGCGAGTTCAGCTCGCAGGCGGACTACTCCGACGAGATCGCACGCGAGATCGACGACGAGATCCGCCGCATCGTCGAGACGGCGCACCAGTCGGCGAAGGACATCCTGACCGAGCACAGAGAGTCGCTGGTCTACATCTCCGAGATCCTGATCAAGCGCGAGACGATCGAGAAGGACCAGTTCGAGGCGCTGGTCGACGGCCGCACCGAGGAAGAGGTCTTCGGCGCGGAGGCGTCGCCGCCGCCGGACGTCCCGCTCCCGCCGGCGACCGAGCGCGGCCGTGACACGCCGCGTCCGCTCCCGCGGCCCGGCCTCGCCGGCGGCGCCGCCGAGATGCACTTCCCGGAGAGACCGGAGCTCGCATAGACGTGCCGGAGAGCCGCCGCGAGGCGGCTCTTCTCGTTGCGTGACACGATGCGCGGCATGCCGGCCCCGTTCCGCATCATGGGCGTGCTCAACGTCACGCCCGACTCGTTCTCCGACGGCGGCCAGTACCTCGACGCGCAGGCGGCGCTGGCGCACGCGCTGGAGCTGGAGCGCGACGGCGCGGCGATCCTCGACGTCGGCGGCGAGTCGACGCGGCCCGGCGCCGAGCCGGTCGCGGTCGAGGAGGAATTGCGCCGCGTCGTGCCGGTGATCGAGGCGCTGAGCGCCGGCGGCTCGCGCGCGCAGATCTCGATCGACACGATCAAGCTGCCGGTCGCGCGGGCGGCGGTCGACGCGGGCGCGACGTACGTCAACGACGTCACCGCCTTCCGCCACGACCCGGAGCTGGCCGGCCTCGTCGCCGACCGGGACCTCGACTGCTGCCTGATGCACATGCTCGGCGAGCCGCGCACGATGCAGCAGAGCCCCCACTACGACGACGTCGTTTCCGACGTCAAGGCGTTCCTGGAGGAGCGGCTGGCGTTCGCGGTCGCGGCCGGCATCCCGGAGGAGCGGATCCAGCTCGATCCCGGGATCGGCTTCGGCAAGACGGCCGACCACAACCTCGAGCTGCTGCGGCGGCTCGACGAGCTGGCCGCGATCGGGCGGCCGCTGCTGATCGGCGTCTCGCGCAAGTCGTTCCTCGGCCGCATCACCGGTCGCGAGGTCGGCGACCGGCTCGCCGCGACGCTCGCCGCGAACGTGCTCGCGTTCACGAAGGGCGCGACGATCTTCCGCGTCCACGACGTCGCGCCGCTCAGAGACGCGCTCACGGTCGCTGCTGCTACCGTCCGCGCACCATGAGCCCTGAAGACGACGAGTTCGAGGACGACCTCGACGACGAGCTGGAAGACGAGCCCTCCGAGCCCGTCGTGACGATCGAGATCAACGGCCTGTCGCTGTACACCCACCACGGCGTCAGCGCCGCCGAGCGCGAGGTCGGGCAGCGGCTCGTGCTCGACCTGAGGCTCGAGGTCGGCGAGTGCGACGCGACGATCACCGACCGCGTCGAGGACACGATCGACTACGGCGAGGTCTGCCAGGTCGTCGCGCTCGTCGCGCAGCAGCGCTCGTACAGAACGCTGGAGCGGCTCTGCACCGCGATCGCCGACCGCCTGCTCGGCCAGTACGACGCGGAGACCGTGTGGGTGAAGGCCTCCAAGCCCGAGCCGCCGATCCCGCTGCCGGTCGAGGACGTCTCGGTCGAGGTCTTCCGCGAGTCTGACGGCTGACGGGCGCGTGGCGGAGCGGATCGGCTACCTGGGGCTCGGCTCCAACGTCGGCGTGCCGCGGGACAACCTCGCGGCCGCCGTCGCGGCGCTGCCGGCGCACGGCGTCCGCGTGCTCGCCTCGTCCTCGACGTGGGAGACCGAGCCGGTCGGCGAGGTGCTCGACCAGCCCGACTTCCTCAACGCCTGCCTGCGGATCGCGACCGAGCTGGAGCCCGAGCGGCTGCTCGACGCCTGCAAGGCGGTCGAGCGCGAGCTGGGGCGGGTCGCGCAGGAGTCGCCTGACTACGTCAGACACGGCCCGCGGCCGATCGACGTCGACCTGCTGCTGCTCGGCGAGCTGGAGTACGAGTCCGAGCGTCTGCGGCTGCCGCACCGCGAGGTGACGGGCCGCCGCTTCGTGCTCGCCCCGCTGCTGGAGCTGGAGCCCGGCCTGACGCTGCCGGACGGCGTGCGGCTCGCGGACGCGCTCGCGGCGCTGCCGGACGGCCAGAGAGACGCGGTCCGCAGAGCGGGCGCGCCGTTGCTCTAGGCCGCGAGCGCGTAGGTCCCGGCTGGCATCTCGCCGTCGTACTCCGGGAAGACCCGGCGGGCGAGCGCGTCGGCCGGGCGGCCGTCGAGCAGGCGGCGCGCGTCGGCGAAGGTCGACAGCATCCGCAGGCTGGAGGCGAGCTGGAGGTCGGCCGCGTTCGGCTCCTCGCCGCCGATCACGCCGTCGGCGATCAGCGCGTCGACGTGGTCGAGCTGGCCCGGGAGCGCCGCCAGGTCGGCGCGCAGCGAGCTCTCGTCGACTCTGTTGTTCCAGCGCGCGAGCGCACCCATCACGGGCGTGACGAGCCGCTGCATCGCGGCCGGCACCGGCAGTCTCGAGCCCTCCGAGTAGCGCGGGACGACCTCCGGGTGCTGCTTGACGCCGCACCAGAACAGCCGCCGGACCGCGGGCTGCAGGACCTCGTCGCCCCAACGCTCGGCGGCCTCGACGCGCTCGCGCGCGGCGGCGTCTGCCGGCCGCAGCGGCGGCTCGGCGACGAGCTGGTCGAGCCGCTGGAGGATCGCGCGCGAGCCGACGATCTGCTCGCCGTTGCCGAGCACGAGCGCGGGCACGGTGCGGCGCCGGAAGCGCAGCCACATGACCGGGACGTGGACGGCCGGCACCAGCTCGACGACGCGGTACGGCTGGCGCTTGAGCTGCAACGCCCGTTCGACGGTCGCGCACGGGTGGGAGCCGTGTATCGCGTAGAGGGTGTGGCCCATCGCGCGAGCATACGCCTCAGCGCACCGCTTTCGCGCAGGTCGGGGGATGGGGCATGCCGACTGGCGAAGTGGCGATAATGCCGCGCCCATGCTTCTCGTCGTCGACGTCGGCAACACCCAGACCCACTTCGGGACCTTCGAAGGCGCCGAGCTGACCCAGCACTGGCGCTTCGCGACCGTGCGCGACGAGACCGCCGACGAGCTCGGCGCGAAGCTGTCGAACCTGCTCGGCCTGCGCGGCCTCGCGTTCGCCGACATCCAGGCGTCGATCGTCTCCAGCACGGTCCCGCAGCTGGGCGCGGAGTGGCGCGCCGCCGGCGAGCGCTATCTCGCCCACCAGACGCTCGTCGTCGGGCCGGGGATCAAGACCGGCATGCCGATCCGCTACGAGAACCCGCGCGAGATCGGCGCCGACCGGCTCGTCAACGCCGTCGCCGCCTACGACCGCGTCGGCGACGCGTGCGTCGTCGTCGACTTTGGCACCGCGATCACGTTCGACCCCGTCTCGGCCGACGGCGAGTACCTCGGCGGCATCATCGCGCCGGGCGTCGAGATCTCGATCGAGGCGCTGACCGAGCGCGCCGCGGCGCTGCCGAAGATCGACCTCGTCGAGCCGCGCACGCTGATCGGCAAGACGACGGTCGACGGGATCCGCTCGGGCGTCGTCTACGGCTTCGCCGGCCTCGTCGACGCGATCGTGCGGCGGCTGCGCGCGGAGATGGGCGAGGAGATCACGACGATCGCGACCGGCGGCCTGGCCCACGCGATCGTGCCGTTCACCGACGAGATCGACGAGTCCGACGACGATCTCACCTTGACCGGCCTGCGCCTGCTCTACGAGCGCAACCGGTAGCAGCGCCTCGCCGCCGCTGGCCATGTCCTCGGTCGCTCGTGGGCTGGCGCCCACCACGCTCCCTGCGTCCTCGCCAGCGACGACGATCCGCTGCTCCGGTGACGGCTACCATCGGAAGGACCGATGACCCGCTCCCTCCGCGACAGCTGGACGCTCGGCGGCGTCGAGATCCCCAACCGCGTCGTGCTGGCCCCGCTGGCCGGCATCGGCAACTGGTTCGTGCGCCTGCAGGCGAAGCGCTACGGCGCCGGGCTCGCCGTCTCGGAGATGGTCTCCAGCCATGCGATCCACTACGGCAACGAGAAGACGTGCACCGAACTGCTGCGCGTCCACCCGGACGAGTGGCGTGCCGGCGCCGGCGGGCCGGTCTCGATCCAGCTGTTCGGCAACGACCCCGACATCATGCGCTCCGCTGCCGCCAGAGCGGCCGAGACGGGTGCGAACCTGATCGACCTCAACATGGGCTGCCCGGTTCCGAAGGTCTGCAAGACCGGCGCGGGCGCCGCGCTCGTGAAGGACCCCGACCTGGCCGTCGAGATCGCGCGCGCCGCGGCGGAGGGCAGCGGGCTGCCCGTGACCGTGAAGCTGCGCCCCGGCCTGCGGCCAGGCGACCGCAACGGGATCGAGCTGGCCTACCGGCTCGTCGCCGACGCGGGGATCGCCGGCCTCTGCATCCACCCGCGCCACGCCTCCCAGCAGCACAGTGGCAGACC encodes:
- a CDS encoding adenylate/guanylate cyclase domain-containing protein; its protein translation is MTDEAGRATIALSLDEAARRAGVAPATLRRWVRDGLVPLAAGGVWTPAAAAQARIVARLRERGHSLAEIRVAGDAGRLAFGYVEELFPAPEEGVTLDQAARETGLEPALVERVLTSLGHGPHELDRIPEEELALLRRAADALDAGFPLVAMLQLVRVYGQAMAQIADAEVRLFHLYVHEPLMRDGVPGLEVAEQMEQLARGLLPIASPMMDQVHRRFLRHFVEQDVIGHMEAAFDGQIGDLGRLRVAIAFADLAGYTRLTEEVGEEEAVDAVERFVGAVELTLPEDARVIKTIGDAVMVVGADAPALVDWAVGFQQLFTERPRPRIGMHSGEALYREGDYYGREVNLAARVAARSGGGEVLVTRPLVEAAGPHLAFERIGEVRLKGFTESTELFLARAADAEQADRRD
- the tilS gene encoding tRNA lysidine(34) synthetase TilS → MDPERAVEQIRADGLLAAGGPVVVLLSGGRDSVCLLDVAVRIAGAPAVSAVHVNYGLRDDADDDERHCAQLCERLGVALAVERPSRPAGSGNLQAWARDVRYAAAAQRALTLGPGAAIATGHTASDQVETILYRLASSPSRRALLGMRPRDGRLVRPLLGLTREETTAYCEARGLPWRDDATNEEGKYARNRLRLALIPALREAHPAAEANVLRLAELLRDEADVLDALVAEQLDGRGAPGAGAEREARATIPLARLQALAPALRRLVVQRLADGAAGRPVAGAARHADAIAALRPEGLSMLDVGGGVRAVAEYGVVRMERGGAAEEPAPDPVRLPVPGVVAFGGWEVRCEETPVAPADGVLDRAALGGEQLLVRPWRPGDRIAPVGLGGTKSLQDLFRERRMPRAQRRLVPVVACGEEVAWVPGVATSARYGVTERTRDAVRLSARAPVTGGRE
- the hpt gene encoding hypoxanthine phosphoribosyltransferase, giving the protein MRDASIGEILVQPDDLHHRVQQLGRQISEDYAGREPLLICVLKGAVFFLADLMRAIEVPCEVDFMAVASYGSATQSSGVVRILKDLDASIEDRDVIIVEDIVDSGLTLQYLLRNLTARGPASLAVCALLTKPERLQVDLSPKYVGFEIPDRFAIGYGLDHGERYRNLPYVAALKAE
- the ftsH gene encoding ATP-dependent zinc metalloprotease FtsH → MSRFFKSAAFPILIVVVLAFFAQRLINPGDSGPRYDYSTFQQDLSEGNVKSAVVKTKGNLLEVTLKSPANQKHEVGYVPDNGNTLVGQLERERVAFDIEGTKSNGWLSLLTYVLPFLIFIGFWIFLMNQVQGGGSKVMSFGKSRARRLSVDSPKITFRDVAGADEAVEELHEIKEFLENPKKFQALGARIPKGVLLYGPPGTGKTLLARAVAGEAGVPFFSISGSDFVEMFVGVGASRVRDLFEQAKQNAPCIIFMDEIDAVGRHRGAGMGGGHDEREQTLNQLLVEMDGFEAKDNIIMIAATNRPDILDPALLRPGRFDRQVTVDRPDRKGRSKILEVHTRGKPLAREIDIDALAGQTPGFTGADLANLVNEAALLAARTGKREITQVELEEGIMRVIAGPEKKTRVMSSEERRITAYHEMGHALVGHFLEHADPVHKISVIGRGQALGYTISMPQEDKFLTTRAALGDTMAMTLGGRAAEEIIFGEITTGASNDLEKVTGTAKQMVMRFGMSEKLGPRVFGHDQSQPFLGREFSSQADYSDEIAREIDDEIRRIVETAHQSAKDILTEHRESLVYISEILIKRETIEKDQFEALVDGRTEEEVFGAEASPPPDVPLPPATERGRDTPRPLPRPGLAGGAAEMHFPERPELA
- the folP gene encoding dihydropteroate synthase, coding for MPAPFRIMGVLNVTPDSFSDGGQYLDAQAALAHALELERDGAAILDVGGESTRPGAEPVAVEEELRRVVPVIEALSAGGSRAQISIDTIKLPVARAAVDAGATYVNDVTAFRHDPELAGLVADRDLDCCLMHMLGEPRTMQQSPHYDDVVSDVKAFLEERLAFAVAAGIPEERIQLDPGIGFGKTADHNLELLRRLDELAAIGRPLLIGVSRKSFLGRITGREVGDRLAATLAANVLAFTKGATIFRVHDVAPLRDALTVAAATVRAP
- the folB gene encoding dihydroneopterin aldolase, with amino-acid sequence MSPEDDEFEDDLDDELEDEPSEPVVTIEINGLSLYTHHGVSAAEREVGQRLVLDLRLEVGECDATITDRVEDTIDYGEVCQVVALVAQQRSYRTLERLCTAIADRLLGQYDAETVWVKASKPEPPIPLPVEDVSVEVFRESDG
- the folK gene encoding 2-amino-4-hydroxy-6-hydroxymethyldihydropteridine diphosphokinase, encoding MAERIGYLGLGSNVGVPRDNLAAAVAALPAHGVRVLASSSTWETEPVGEVLDQPDFLNACLRIATELEPERLLDACKAVERELGRVAQESPDYVRHGPRPIDVDLLLLGELEYESERLRLPHREVTGRRFVLAPLLELEPGLTLPDGVRLADALAALPDGQRDAVRRAGAPLL
- a CDS encoding glutathione S-transferase family protein; translated protein: MGHTLYAIHGSHPCATVERALQLKRQPYRVVELVPAVHVPVMWLRFRRRTVPALVLGNGEQIVGSRAILQRLDQLVAEPPLRPADAAARERVEAAERWGDEVLQPAVRRLFWCGVKQHPEVVPRYSEGSRLPVPAAMQRLVTPVMGALARWNNRVDESSLRADLAALPGQLDHVDALIADGVIGGEEPNAADLQLASSLRMLSTFADARRLLDGRPADALARRVFPEYDGEMPAGTYALAA
- a CDS encoding type III pantothenate kinase, with protein sequence MLLVVDVGNTQTHFGTFEGAELTQHWRFATVRDETADELGAKLSNLLGLRGLAFADIQASIVSSTVPQLGAEWRAAGERYLAHQTLVVGPGIKTGMPIRYENPREIGADRLVNAVAAYDRVGDACVVVDFGTAITFDPVSADGEYLGGIIAPGVEISIEALTERAAALPKIDLVEPRTLIGKTTVDGIRSGVVYGFAGLVDAIVRRLRAEMGEEITTIATGGLAHAIVPFTDEIDESDDDLTLTGLRLLYERNR
- a CDS encoding tRNA dihydrouridine synthase, translated to MTRSLRDSWTLGGVEIPNRVVLAPLAGIGNWFVRLQAKRYGAGLAVSEMVSSHAIHYGNEKTCTELLRVHPDEWRAGAGGPVSIQLFGNDPDIMRSAAARAAETGANLIDLNMGCPVPKVCKTGAGAALVKDPDLAVEIARAAAEGSGLPVTVKLRPGLRPGDRNGIELAYRLVADAGIAGLCIHPRHASQQHSGRPDYELAKRLVEELPVPVLISGGLRSAELVREVFEFTGAEAVLLARGSLGNPWLFEQVLGDRVGEPTREEILTEVDWILDRAVEHLGEGRAARYLRKFYPWYVTRLGEGAELQDRLQRTETVAEARAAFGIPALAAAA